The Desulfohalovibrio reitneri genome contains a region encoding:
- the thyX gene encoding FAD-dependent thymidylate synthase, protein MRVIEPSYEILHFPESHEMLRLLELAGRVCYKSEDRISQGSAEEFIGRIVARGHESVIEHANASVRFICDRGVTHELVRHRLAAYSQESTRYANYAKEKFGNEITVIRPFFWEEDDRRYVLWREAMEAAEKAYLGLIEAGAKAQEARSVLPNSLKTEIVMTANLREWRHVFRLRCDTASHPQMRQSMLPVLADFHRRLPVLFSDLWERFGGGSAEIPA, encoded by the coding sequence GTGCGCGTCATCGAGCCGTCATACGAGATTCTGCATTTTCCCGAGTCCCACGAGATGCTGCGCCTGCTCGAGCTGGCCGGGCGTGTCTGCTACAAGTCCGAGGACCGCATCAGCCAGGGCTCGGCCGAGGAGTTCATCGGCCGCATCGTGGCCCGGGGGCACGAGTCGGTCATCGAGCACGCCAACGCCAGCGTGCGCTTCATCTGCGACAGGGGCGTGACCCACGAGCTGGTCCGCCACCGGCTGGCGGCCTACTCCCAGGAGTCCACCCGGTACGCCAACTACGCCAAGGAGAAGTTCGGCAACGAGATCACCGTAATCCGCCCCTTTTTCTGGGAGGAGGACGACCGCCGCTACGTGCTCTGGCGCGAGGCCATGGAGGCGGCGGAGAAGGCCTACCTGGGTCTCATCGAGGCCGGGGCCAAGGCGCAGGAGGCGCGCAGCGTACTGCCCAACTCCCTCAAGACCGAGATCGTCATGACCGCCAACCTGCGCGAATGGCGTCACGTCTTCCGCCTGCGCTGCGATACGGCCTCACACCCGCAGATGCGGCAGAGCATGCTGCCGGTACTGGCCGATTTCCACCGCCGCCTGCCGGTGCTTTTCAGCGACCTGTGGGAGCGGTTCGGGGGCGGGAGCGCCGAAATTCCCGCGTGA